The Thermus islandicus DSM 21543 DNA segment CCGGAGGATCTCCCCCAGGGAGACGGCCTCGGCTCCCAGGCCCAGGGCGCGCAGGCGGCGTAGGAGGCCCAGACGGGGGTTGGCCTTGAGGGCGTAAAAGAGCCTGGCCTCGGGGAAGGCTTGCCTGAGCCTCTTTACCTGGGCGGCGATGCGGGTCCAGTCGTAAGCGTAGAACGGGGTGGGAAAGCGCCCTAGGGCTTCCCGCACCGCTTGCAGAAAGGTAGGGCTCAGGGGCATGCTCAAGGTCCTCGAGGCGTTCCCCGTAAAGCCACGGGGGCCGCCCTAGGCCTCAGCCTACCGGCACGGGGTTCGCGGGGTGAGGTGCAGCGTGTCTTGTATCTTCGCGAAAGGTACATTTCGCGCATGTATAATGCCCCCATGCCCCCGGAGAAGCGCACGACCAAAACCCCGCCTCCAGAGCCAACCTGGGCCCTCTGGCAGGCCCTTGGGATCGGGAAGGCCTGGGCGAGGGCCTACCTCGGCCACGCGGAAGCGTACCGTGGGGCCCTTGCCCCCTACGCGGAGTACCTGCTTCTGGAGCGGGGCCACTCCCCAAGGGGGGTGCGACGCTACTTTCAGGACCTGGTCCTGTGGTTCCGCTTCCTCGAGGAGCGCGGCCTCCCGCCAGGCCCCGAAGCGGTGCGCGCCCTCCTCCTAGAAAAGCGCTGGGCGGCGAGGCGGGTCCAGGGCTTCCTCGCCGCCCTGAGGGGGTACTACCGCTACTTGGCCCAGGTGCGGGGGGAGGCCGCGGCGGACCCTACGGAGGGCATCGGCCGGCCCAAGGCGGGGAGGCGCCTTCCCCTGCACCCTGGCCCTGAAGAGCTGCGGCGCTTCCTCGAGGCCTTGTCCCAGGAGAAGGAGGCCCGGCTCCTCGTGGCCCTCGCCCGCTTCCTCTACGGCACGGGCCTCCGCATCTCCGAAGCCCTCTCCCTCAAGGGGCGGAACCTCCTCCTGGAGGCGGGCCGCCCCGTGGCGGTGCGGGTGGTGGGCAAGGGGAACAAGGAAAGGCTCGTGCCCCTTTCCAAGACGGCCCAGGAGGTTCTGGAGGCGCTGGGGCCGGCTCCCGGTAATGTGAGTATATTCACATTCTCGCAGGGCAGGCGCCGGGGCCACATTCCCTCTGCCCGCTGGGTGGAGGCCAAGTTTCGCGAAGCCGCCCTTAGGGCGGGCCTGGACCCCCGGCGGTTCACCCCCCACAAGCTCCGGCACGCCTACGCCACCCTCCTGGTGGAGATGGGGGCCGAACTGGACGCGGTAAAGGACCTCTTAGGCCACGAGTCCATCGCCACCACCCAGATCTACCTCCACGCCTCCCGGGAAAGGCTGAAGGAGGCGGCCTCGAGGCTCCCAGACCTCTAAAAGGTGAGCCGGGACACTTGTCCCGCTGCCCTGGGTATGCTAACCTAACAAGCGATTGTTAGCCATGGACCGGCGCAGCCAGATCCTCCAGATGGCCGGCCACCTTTTCAGCCAGCGGGGCTACCACGCCACCAGCATCCGCGACCTGGCCAAGGCCCTGAACCTCCAGGGGGGGAGCCTCTACGCCCACATCGCCTCCAAGGAGGAGCTCCTCCTGGAGGTGGTGCGCCAGGCCGCGGAAAGGTTCCAGAAGGTCTTGGAGGCTCTGCCCCCGGAAGACCCCGTGGCCCGGATGAAGGCCCTCGTCAAGGGGCATCTCCGGGTCATCGCCGAGGAGCTTCCCCGGGCCACGGTCTTCTTCCACGAGTGGAAGCACCTCTCCCCTCCCCTCCTCGAGGAGGCCAAGGCCCTGAGGCGCCGCTACGAGGAGGGGGTCCAGGGGGTGATTGCGGAAGGGGTGGAAAAGGGAGTGTTCCGGGTGGAGGACCTCCGCCTGGCCACCCTCTTCGTCCTCTCGGCCCTCAACTGGACCTACCAGTGGTACCGCAAGGACGGTCCCCTTTCCCTCGAGGCCCTGGCCGAGGCCTACGCCGGGATGCTCCTTAGAGCCCTGGGCGTGGAGGAAGGAGGCGAGGATGGTAAAGCTTAGGATCGGTTACCCCGAGGACCCGGACTACCAGGAGAGGCTTGCGGAGTTTGAGGCGAGGATCGCCCGGGGGGAGAAGATTGAGCCCGGGGACTGGATGCCTGCGGAGTACCGGCGCCAGCTCATCCGCATGATCTCCCAGCACGCCCACAGCGAGTGGGTGGGGATGCTCCCCGAGGGCGCCTGGATCCCCCGGGCCCCCTCCCTAAGGCGGAAGCTCATCCTCCTGGCCAAGGTCCAGGACGAGGCGGGGCACGGCCAGTACCTCTACCACGCCGCCGAAACCCTAGGGGTGAGCCGGGAGGAGATGGTGGCGGCGCTCCTTTCGGGCAAGGCCAAGTACTCCAACATCTTCAACTACCCCACCCTTACCTGGGCGGATGTAAGCATCATCGGCTGGCTGGTGGACGGCATGGCCATCAAGAACCAGACCATGCTGGCCCAGTGCTCCTACGGCCCCTACTCCCGGGCCATGGTGCGCATCTGCGCCGAGGAGACCTTCCACCACAAGCAGGGGAAGGAGGCCGTCCTCCTCTACGCGAAAGGCTCCCGCAAGCAGCGCCAGATGGTCCAAGACGCCCTGAACCGCTGGTGGTGGCCCACCCTGATGATGGCGGGGCCCCACGACACCGACTCCCCCCACACCCCCCTCCTCCTCCGCTGGGGCATCAAGACCAAGACCAACGACCAGATCCGGCAGGAGTTCCTGAACGAGCACGTGCCCGAGCTCTTGGAGGCGGGGCTCACTATCCCCGACCCCCACCTCCGTTACGACGAGAAGACGGGGAACTGGGTCCACGGCCCCATCCCCTGGGACGAGTTCTGGAAGGTGATCAACGGGGAAGGCCCCATGAACCGGCACCGCCTCGAGGCGAGGAGGAAGGCCCACGAGGAGGGGCGCTGGGTCCGGGAGGCCATGGAGGCCTACGCCAAGAGGCGGCTCGCCCAGGCCGCGGACTAGGGAGGCCTTATGTGGGGGACCGAGTGGCCCCGGTTTGAGGTGATCAAGCAGGACACCGAGAGGAGCCTGCCCCAGATGGTGGGCTCGGTGCACGCCGCAGACCCCGAGCACGCCCTCCTCCTGGCCCGGCACGTCTTCGTGAGGCGGCCTTCGGCCTACGCCCTCTTTGTGGCCCCAGCGGAGGCCTTCTTCCACGTGAGCCAGGAGGGCCTCAAGGACCCGAAGGCCCTGGAGGGGCCTCTAGGGGAGGAGGAGGCCTACTGGGTCTTCGCCAAACGGAGCCACCGCCGGAGCATGGTCTACGGGGATCTGGTGGGCCGCTTCCTGGCCCGAAGCCCCCAGGAGGCGGTGAAGGAGGCCCTGCTCCAAGGCGGGGGCGTGGCCTTTTGGGCGGTGCCGGAAAGGCTCCTCGTGGGCACCGAGCCCACGCCGGAGGTGGTGGAGAGCTGGTTCGCCCCGGCCAAGGACAAGACCTACCGCCTCCAGAGCTACTACGGGCTGATCACCGCCAAGGAGGTGGCGGATGCTTGACCCCCGCCTGAAGGAGGCCCTCATCGCCAAGCTCACCGCCTTGGCCGACGACGAGGTGGTCCTGGCCCAGCGCCTCTCCGAGTGGGTGGCCCACGCCCCCATCCTCGAGGAGGACATCGCCATCGCCAACCTGGCCCAGGACGAGCTGGGCCACGCCAAGCTCTACCTGGAGCTGAGGCGCGAGCTGGAGGGGTCCGACCCCGGTCACGCGGAAGCGTATCTTGATGAGCTCGTCTTCCTGCGGGACCCCTTGGAGTACCAAAACGCCGTCCTGGTGGAGCTTCCCAAGGGGGACTGGGCCTTCACCATGGTCCGGCAGTACCTTTTTGACCTCTATGAGAACCTCTGGCTTTCCGAGGCTGGGCGGAGCGCCTATAGGCCCCTCGCGGAGGTGGCGGAGAGGGCCCTCAAGGAGGAGCGCTTCCACCTTAGGCACTCTGCCCTCTGGGTGGAAAGGCTCGGCCAGGGGACGGAGGAAAGCCACGCCCGGGCAGAGAGGGCCCTGGAGGTCCTCTTCCCCTACGCCAAGCAGCTCTTCGTGCCCCTCCCCGGGGAGGAGGAGCTTTGGACGGCGGGGTACGTGCCGGACCTGAGGGCCCTCGAGGCCCGCTACCTGGAGGAGGCCGCCCGCCACCTCACCCGCTCCGGGCTCAGGCTGCCGGAAGGGGGGTACGTGCCCAAGAGCCGCAAGGAGCACACGGAGTACCTGTGGTCCCTCCTCGCGGAGATGCAGTCCGTGGCCCGCTGGGATAAGGAGGCGAAGGCGTGGTAGCGCGGTACTGGGAGGCCCTAAAGGGGGTGAAGGATCCGGAAATCCCCGTCCTCAACATCGTGGAGATGGGGATGGTCCTGGGGGTGGAGGCCGAGGGGGAAAGGGTCAGGGTGCGCTTCCGCCCCACCTTCTCCGGCTGCCCGGCCCTGCAGACCATCCGGGAAGAAATCGTGAGGGCCCTCAAGGAGGCGGGGGCAGGGGAGGTGGAGGTGGAGGAGGCCAGGGCCCCTTGGAGCACCGAGGCCATGACCGAGGAGGCCAAGGCCAAGCTCCGAGGCTACGGCATCGCCCCACCCCTCCCCCTCCCCATGGCGGGGGAAGACCCCGCCTGCCCCCGGTGCGGAAGCCGGGAGGTGGCCCTCAAGAACCCCTTCGGGACCACCCTGTGCAAGAGGCTCTACCAGTGCGCCGCTTGCGGCGAGGTCTTTGAGGCCTTCAAGACGGTCTGAGAAAGGAAAAGCGATGAAGCTCCAAAGCTACCTTATGGGGGAGTGGCGGGAGGGCCAGGGAGAGGGCACTCCCGTGCGGGACGCGAGCACAGGGGAGGTCCTGGCCTACGTCACGGCCCAGGGCCTGCCCCTGAAGGAAGCGGTGGCCTGGGGCCGCGAGGTGGGGGGGAAGGCCCTTTCCGCCCTGGGCTTCCAGGAGCGAGGCCGGAGGCTTAGGGCCCTCGCCCAGTACCTCTCGGAGAGGAAGGAGGCCCTTTACCGCCTCTACGCCACCACGGGGGGTACCAGGCGGGACGCCTGGTACGACGTGGACGGGGGAATCGGGGTCCTCTACACGTATAGCTCCTTGGCCCGCAGCCTCCCCGAGGGAAACCTCCTCCCCGAGGAGGACTTCCTCCCCCTCTCCCGGGACCTCTCCTTCCAGGGGCGGCACGTCCTTGCCCCCAAGGGGGGGATCACCGTCCAGATCAACGCCTTCAACTTCCCTGTCTGGGGGCTTCTGGAGAAGTTCGCCCCCGCCTTCCTTGCTGGGGTTCCCACCCTGGCGAAGCCCGCCACCCCCACGGCCCACGTGGCCGAGGCCCTGGCGCGGATGATGCTGGAGTCGGGCCTCCTCCCCGAAGGGAGCCTCCAGCTCCTTTCGGGAAGCGTGGGGGACCTCCTGGACGCCCTGGACTACCGGGACAGCGTCTTCTTCACCGGGTCCAAGGCCACCGCGGACCGGCTCCGCCGCCACCCGGCCTTCCTGGAGCGGGGGGCTCTCTTCAACGCCGAGGCCGACTCCCTAAACCCCGCCCTCCTGGGGGAGGAGGCTACGGAGGAGGAGCTTAAGCGCCTCGCCCAGGAGATCGCCCAGGAGCTCGCCATCAAGACGGGGCAGCGGTGCACCGCCATCCGCCGGGTCCTGGCGCCCAAGGACCGCCTCGAGGCCCTCCTTCAGGCCACCCGGGAGCGCCTGGAGACCTTAAGGCCCGGCGACCCCCGGGAGGAAGGGGTGGACCTTGGGCCCCTCGCCTCCCTGGAGCAGAAGGCCGAGGTGGAGCGGGCGGTGGAGGCCCTTTTGCAGGCCGGGGCCCGGGTTTACTGGGCCCACCCCGGGAGGCGGGACGGGGCCTTCTTCCCCCCCACCCTCCTCCTCGCCGAGGACCCCTGGCCCGAGGCCCTGCACCAGGTGGAGCCCTTCGGCCCCGTGGCCACCTTCTTTCCCTACCGAACCCGGGAGGAGGCGGCGAGGCTCGCCGCCCTGGGCGGGGGAAGCCTCGTGGCCACCGTGGCCACGAAGGATCCGGAGGAGGCCCGCTTCTACCTGGAGGCCCTCGCCCCCCACGTGGGGCGGCTTCACTTCCTGAACGCCCGCACCGCAGCCTCCTCCACGGGGCACGGCTCCCCCCTCCCCCGCCTCCTCCACGGGGGGCCGGGGCGGGCCGGGGGCGGGGAGGAGCTTGGGGGCCTTCTCTCGGTGAGGCGGCACCTCCAGCGCCTTGCCCTCCAGGCCGACCCTTGGCTCCTCTCCGCCCTCACGGGGGAGCACGCCAAGGGGGCGGAAAGGCCCGCAAGCGTCCACCCCTTCCGCAAGGCCTACGAGGACCTCGAGGTGGGCGAGACCCTCACCACCCACCGCCGCACCGTCACCGAGGCGGACATCACCCTTTTCTCCGCCCTCTCCTGGGACCACTTCTACGCCCACACCGACGAGCTCGCTGCCAAGGAGAGCCTCTTCGGCAAGCGGGTGGCCCACGGCTACTTCGTCCTCTCGGCGGCGGCGGGCCTTTTTGTGGATCCGGCCCCGGGCCCGGTGCTGGCCAACTACGGCCTCGAGGGCCTGCGCTTTCTGGAACCCGTGGCCGCGGGGGACACCCTCCAGGCCCGGCTCACCGTGAAGCGCAAGCGGCCCCGGGACGAGAAGGCGGGCGTGGTGGAGTGGGCCGTGGAGGTGGTGAACCAGGAGGGCAAGACCGTGGCCGCCTACACCGTCCTCACCCTGGTGGCCCGTAAGGGCGCTTAGGCCCGTGCTACCATAGGTGCATGGGCGAGCCCGGCGCCTTCTGCCCCGTCTACGCTGCCTTGAACCTCCTCCAGGAGAAGTGGACGCTCCACATCGTTCGCGCTCTCCTGGAGGGGCCTAAGGGCTTCAACGAGCTGGCCCGGGCCGTGGGCGGGGTAAACCCGGCCACCCTCTCCCAGCGCCTGGAGCACCTGGTGGCGGTGGGGGTGGTGGAGAAGCGGGTGGAGTCCCACATGCCTCCCCGCACCCGCTACCGGCTCACGGAGGCAGGCCGGGAACTGGAGGCGGTGATCGCCGCCATAGAGGGCTGGGCGCGGAGGCACCTCCGCGCCCCCGTGGCCTAGCCCTCGCCCCGGGGGACCCGGCGGAGCTGGAGGCCTTGGGCCTCGAGGGGGTAAGCCTCCTCCCAAGCCCCGGGGAAATCCTCGCGGACGTGGGCCCCGCGGCTTTCCTCCCGGGCCAGGAGTCTCGCCAAGAGGAGGAGGCTTCCCGCCTCCAGCTCGGCTCGGCTGGCCAGGCGGAGGAAGGCCCGGAGCTCCTCCCCCCGCCAAGGCCTCCATGGACCTCCGGAGGAGCGGCCAGGGCGGGAAGGGGTTCGGCCCGAGGGGGGAAGGCCAAGTCCCCTAGGGCCGCCTTCGCCGCCCGTTCCCCCATGACCAAGCCCTCGAGGAGGCTGTTGGAGGCCAGGCGGTTCGCCCCGTGGAAGCCGGTGGAGGCCACCTCCCCGGCGGCGTAGAGCCCGGGGACCCCGATGTAGCCCCGGGGGTCCACCTTCACCCCGCCCACGGCGTAGTGGGCCACGGGGAGGGGCTCCCTCAGGGGGTCAAGGCCGAGCGCCCGGGCCCGGGCCACCACCGTGGGGAAGCGCTCCTCCAGGTGGGGGATGGGCCGGAGGTCCAGGTACACCCCGCCCGTCTCCCTCCCCTCCCGGAAGACCGCCCGGGCCCCCACGTCCCGGGGGGCGAGCTCCCCCAGGGGGTCATAGCGGGGCATGAAGCGTTCCCCGCGGCGGTTCAGGAGCAGGGCCCCCTCCCCCCGGCAGGCCTCGGAGACCAGGGAGCCCTCCGGCAGGGCCGTGGGGTGAAACTGGACGAACTCCAGGTCGCGGAGCACCGCCCCCGCCCGCCAGGCCAGGGCCATCCCGTCCCCGGTGGCCCCTCGAGGGTTCGTGGTCACGGGGAAGAGCTTGCGCCAAGGCTTCCCCACGCATCCTATCCACTATGCAGGGCCTCCCCTACGGAGACGAAGCCCTGTTCCCAGAAGTGCTCGTCGTAGGCGAAGGCCTTTTCCAGCCGCCTTTCCCGCATGAAGAGGAAGCTCGTCCAGTCCACCAGGCTTACCTCCCGCCTGCCTGAGGCCAGGAGCGCGGTGAGGGCGGCGCGGTGCAGGGCCTCGCCCACGGGCGCCACCTCCACCACCCCCAGGAGGTCGTGGGCCAGGGCCTGGACCGCCTCCACGCCGAGCCGCCTTTGGACCAGGGCCACGCTCTCCACCACCACGTAGGCGTGGGTCGTGAGGGGCCAGCGGGCCTCCAGAAGCCCCCTGAAGGTTTGGGCGGCCTCCTGGTGATGGGCGTCGTCCCGGTCCAGAAGGGCGTAGAGGGCCGAGGTGTCAAGGAAGACGGCCAAAGGCCTCCTCCAGATAGCGGTCGTGGGCCTCGCTCACGTCCCTTTGGCCGGAGGCGAAGCGGCCCACGGCGAGGAGGGCCCGCCTGGCCTGGCCCTCATAGCCCTCACCCTCCTCTTCCAAAAACCGCTCCACCGCCCGGCGCACGAGCTCCGCCAAGGAAACCCCCTCCGCGTGGGCCTTGGCCTTGAGCCGCGCCCACTGGGCCTCAGTGAGCTGCACCTGGGTGCGCACCATGCCATCATGGTAGCATACTTTGCCATCATGGACGCACCACCAGGAGGGAGAGGTCCAAGGCCTGAGTGGGTGAGGGCCCCCACGGAGACGTAGTCCACCCCGGCCT contains these protein-coding regions:
- a CDS encoding tyrosine-type recombinase/integrase is translated as MYNAPMPPEKRTTKTPPPEPTWALWQALGIGKAWARAYLGHAEAYRGALAPYAEYLLLERGHSPRGVRRYFQDLVLWFRFLEERGLPPGPEAVRALLLEKRWAARRVQGFLAALRGYYRYLAQVRGEAAADPTEGIGRPKAGRRLPLHPGPEELRRFLEALSQEKEARLLVALARFLYGTGLRISEALSLKGRNLLLEAGRPVAVRVVGKGNKERLVPLSKTAQEVLEALGPAPGNVSIFTFSQGRRRGHIPSARWVEAKFREAALRAGLDPRRFTPHKLRHAYATLLVEMGAELDAVKDLLGHESIATTQIYLHASRERLKEAASRLPDL
- a CDS encoding TetR/AcrR family transcriptional regulator, encoding MDRRSQILQMAGHLFSQRGYHATSIRDLAKALNLQGGSLYAHIASKEELLLEVVRQAAERFQKVLEALPPEDPVARMKALVKGHLRVIAEELPRATVFFHEWKHLSPPLLEEAKALRRRYEEGVQGVIAEGVEKGVFRVEDLRLATLFVLSALNWTYQWYRKDGPLSLEALAEAYAGMLLRALGVEEGGEDGKA
- the paaA gene encoding 1,2-phenylacetyl-CoA epoxidase subunit PaaA, whose protein sequence is MVKLRIGYPEDPDYQERLAEFEARIARGEKIEPGDWMPAEYRRQLIRMISQHAHSEWVGMLPEGAWIPRAPSLRRKLILLAKVQDEAGHGQYLYHAAETLGVSREEMVAALLSGKAKYSNIFNYPTLTWADVSIIGWLVDGMAIKNQTMLAQCSYGPYSRAMVRICAEETFHHKQGKEAVLLYAKGSRKQRQMVQDALNRWWWPTLMMAGPHDTDSPHTPLLLRWGIKTKTNDQIRQEFLNEHVPELLEAGLTIPDPHLRYDEKTGNWVHGPIPWDEFWKVINGEGPMNRHRLEARRKAHEEGRWVREAMEAYAKRRLAQAAD
- a CDS encoding phenylacetic acid degradation protein translates to MWGTEWPRFEVIKQDTERSLPQMVGSVHAADPEHALLLARHVFVRRPSAYALFVAPAEAFFHVSQEGLKDPKALEGPLGEEEAYWVFAKRSHRRSMVYGDLVGRFLARSPQEAVKEALLQGGGVAFWAVPERLLVGTEPTPEVVESWFAPAKDKTYRLQSYYGLITAKEVADA
- the paaC gene encoding 1,2-phenylacetyl-CoA epoxidase subunit PaaC translates to MLDPRLKEALIAKLTALADDEVVLAQRLSEWVAHAPILEEDIAIANLAQDELGHAKLYLELRRELEGSDPGHAEAYLDELVFLRDPLEYQNAVLVELPKGDWAFTMVRQYLFDLYENLWLSEAGRSAYRPLAEVAERALKEERFHLRHSALWVERLGQGTEESHARAERALEVLFPYAKQLFVPLPGEEELWTAGYVPDLRALEARYLEEAARHLTRSGLRLPEGGYVPKSRKEHTEYLWSLLAEMQSVARWDKEAKAW
- the paaD gene encoding 1,2-phenylacetyl-CoA epoxidase subunit PaaD — translated: MVARYWEALKGVKDPEIPVLNIVEMGMVLGVEAEGERVRVRFRPTFSGCPALQTIREEIVRALKEAGAGEVEVEEARAPWSTEAMTEEAKAKLRGYGIAPPLPLPMAGEDPACPRCGSREVALKNPFGTTLCKRLYQCAACGEVFEAFKTV
- the paaZ gene encoding phenylacetic acid degradation bifunctional protein PaaZ, with product MKLQSYLMGEWREGQGEGTPVRDASTGEVLAYVTAQGLPLKEAVAWGREVGGKALSALGFQERGRRLRALAQYLSERKEALYRLYATTGGTRRDAWYDVDGGIGVLYTYSSLARSLPEGNLLPEEDFLPLSRDLSFQGRHVLAPKGGITVQINAFNFPVWGLLEKFAPAFLAGVPTLAKPATPTAHVAEALARMMLESGLLPEGSLQLLSGSVGDLLDALDYRDSVFFTGSKATADRLRRHPAFLERGALFNAEADSLNPALLGEEATEEELKRLAQEIAQELAIKTGQRCTAIRRVLAPKDRLEALLQATRERLETLRPGDPREEGVDLGPLASLEQKAEVERAVEALLQAGARVYWAHPGRRDGAFFPPTLLLAEDPWPEALHQVEPFGPVATFFPYRTREEAARLAALGGGSLVATVATKDPEEARFYLEALAPHVGRLHFLNARTAASSTGHGSPLPRLLHGGPGRAGGGEELGGLLSVRRHLQRLALQADPWLLSALTGEHAKGAERPASVHPFRKAYEDLEVGETLTTHRRTVTEADITLFSALSWDHFYAHTDELAAKESLFGKRVAHGYFVLSAAAGLFVDPAPGPVLANYGLEGLRFLEPVAAGDTLQARLTVKRKRPRDEKAGVVEWAVEVVNQEGKTVAAYTVLTLVARKGA
- a CDS encoding winged helix-turn-helix transcriptional regulator; the encoded protein is MGEPGAFCPVYAALNLLQEKWTLHIVRALLEGPKGFNELARAVGGVNPATLSQRLEHLVAVGVVEKRVESHMPPRTRYRLTEAGRELEAVIAAIEGWARRHLRAPVA
- a CDS encoding type II toxin-antitoxin system VapC family toxin, which gives rise to MAVFLDTSALYALLDRDDAHHQEAAQTFRGLLEARWPLTTHAYVVVESVALVQRRLGVEAVQALAHDLLGVVEVAPVGEALHRAALTALLASGRREVSLVDWTSFLFMRERRLEKAFAYDEHFWEQGFVSVGEALHSG
- a CDS encoding CopG family transcriptional regulator codes for the protein MVRTQVQLTEAQWARLKAKAHAEGVSLAELVRRAVERFLEEEGEGYEGQARRALLAVGRFASGQRDVSEAHDRYLEEAFGRLP